CATGGTGTGGATTGGGTTAAAACCCGAATGGATGTGGAATATCAGCGAGTGATTGCAATTGGTTTAACTATCGCCTTAGTCACCGGCATAGGTAGCATGTTATTTAACCGGCCTTTTTTAACCTCTTGGTTTGATTATTATCATATACCGATATTAGGCGAAATTGAGCTAGCCAGTGCGATAGCGTTTGATTTAGGCGTCTATATTACAGTAGTGGGGGCAACGTTATTGATTTTGGCCAATTTAGGCAAAATGACCACTAGCCATCGACCTGTACATAAGGAAACAATCTAATGGAAACATTGTTTGCCAGCTGTATTGGTTTTTTAACCAGTTGCGGCGTGTTTTTAATGCTTCGCGGCCGCACGTTCCCGGTGATGATGGGTTTAACTATGTTGTCGTATGCGGTTAACTTATTTATTTTCTCGTCAGGTCGACTGACCTTACGCGGCGCGGCGGTATTAGGTAACTCAGATAATTATGCAGATCCCTTACCACAAGCTTTAGTTTTAACCGCCATTGTTATTGGTTTTGCCATGACGGCTTTTTTGGTGATTTTAGCGATTAGAGCACGGGCAGATTTAGGTAATGATCATGTTGATGGTAAATTACCAGAAACAGGCAAGGGGCAGCGTTAATGTGGCATTTAGTGGTTTTACCGATTATTTTGCCTATGCTAACGGCGTTGTTGATTATTTTACCACCAATACATCGTCGGCCATCCAGACGACGCTGGGTCAGTATGATATCGGCAGGTATCCAATTTATTATTGCTGTAGTACTACTATTGCAAGTTCAGCAGCACGGTTTATTACATTATGCAGTAGGTAATTGGCAGGCCCCGTTTGGCATAGTGTTAGTTGCCGATACTCTTTCTGTGGTTATGGTGTGCCTAACCAGCTTTTTAGCCTTGGGTGCTATTATCTATGGTAGTGCTGGCGAAGATGAAAAAGGCTCGTTTTTCCATCCATTATTTCAATTCCAAGTGATGGGCATTAATGGTGCATTTTTAACCGGCGACTTGTTTAATATGTTTGTATTTTTTGAAGTGCTACTTATCGCTTCATACGCTTTATTAGTGCATGGCGGTGGTAAAAATAAAACTAAAGCTGCCCTGCATTATGTCGTACTTAACTTAACGGGATCGGCAGTATTTCTGATTGCTTTAGCTGTGTTATATGGCACCTTAGGCACCTTAAATATGGCAGACATGATTGGCAAAGTTGCCAATATAGCGCCTGAAGATGTCATGCTGGTAAAAGCTGGCGGATTAATGCTGATGATTGTATTTGCGTTAAAAGCCGCAATTTTACCCTTGCAGTTTTGGTTACCTGCTGCTTATTCTTCCGCCTCACCCGCAGTGGCGGCGCTATTTGCGGTTATGACAAAAATTGGTGTCTATGGTTTGCTCCGGGTTTATAGCACTATATTTGGTGAACATGCTGGCCCTTTAGCAGGCATTGCCTCTGTATGGTTATTGCCTGTGGGTTTAATCACTATCGTCATCGGTGCTATAGGTGTGATATCCAGCAAAGATTTTCGTAAAATTGTAGCGCACCTAGTGCTTATTTCTGTAGGAACCTTAGTAACGTTAGTGTCTTTACAAACACCAGCCTCTGCCAGCGCGGTAGTGTTTTATACCGTACATTCAACGGTAGTGTGTGCAGCTTTATTTTTAATTGCCGATTTAGTGGCTAATCAACGCGGCAAAGCAGGTGACCGTTTAGTACCCGGGCGACGTATAGCTCAACCAGCGCTATTAGGTACTATGTTTTTTATTGCTGTGCTGAGTGTTACCGGTATTCCACCGTTTTCCGGTTTTATTGGTAAACTCATGGTATTGCAAGCGGTAGTAGAGCCAATGAATAAACTGCTGATATGGGGCGTGGTATTAAGCTGTACTTTACTGGTCATTATAGGTTTATCTCGGGCTGGTACTACGTTGTTCTGGCGGGTTAGCGGTACAGAATCAGACGCAGAGCATGTCAAACCACTTCAAACAGTCGCAGTGGGTTGGCTATTGCTCGCCAGTATATTGTTAGTCGTCTTTGCTGGCCCACTGACTCAATTAAGCCAAAATGCGGCTAGCGAGCTATACGATATTAACAGCTTAACTGAACGAGTATTGGGTAGCCCAAGTTTTGACATGACACCTGAAACACTTAATCTAATCCCTAATATAACTTCAAATATAAGCACTAACACAGCGATAGGAGGCCAATGATGCGCAATCGTTTACTACCGGCTCCTTTTAGTAGCTTAGTATTATTTTTTGTCTGGTTATTATTAAGCCAAAGTATTGCTGCCGTGCATATATTTTTTGGTGTCATTTTGGCTGTTATTTTGCCATTAGTCACCGCCAGATTTCGAGATCCACAACCGCGAATCAAACGACCGTTATTGGCACTACGCTATATGCTACGAGTATTAGCCGATATTATTGTTGCCAATGTGCAAGTGGCGATTATTATCTTGGGGCCGAGACATAAATTAAAGCCCGCTTTTGTGCGGGTGCCCATTGATTTGCACCATAGTTTGCCGCTGACCATACTGGCAAATACCGTGTCTTTGACTCCGGGTACTGTGAGTGCTGATATTTATCCGCATGCTGAATCGATTGACTCTAGTCAGCCATTACCGCAACGTTGGTTATTAATTCATGTCTTAGATTTAACCGATGAAGCCAAGTTAATTGCCTCGATTAAACAGCGGTATGAAGCACCCTTAAAGGAAATATTCCAATGTTAGACAACGTCATAATTTTAGTGTTTGCCATGATAAGTTTAGCTTTGTTATTAAACATATGGTGTTTATTTCGCGGTCCAAGCTTACCTGATCGCTTGTTAGCGTTAGATACTATGTATATTAATAGCATCGCCTTAATCTCCTTGTATGGCTTGCTAATGCGCTCTTGGTTGTACTTTGAGGCCGCAGTATTGTTAGCGATGTTAGGCTTTGTTAGTACGGTTGCGATATGTAAGTTTTTACTGCGTGGCGATATAATCGAATAGGAACAGACATGCAACAATTTATGGAATGGGTAGTGGTGAGCTTTCTGCTAATTGGTGGCACCTTTGTGCTTATTGGTTCTATTGGTTTGATGAGGATGCCTGACTTTTTTATGCGCTTACATGGCCCAACTAAAGCCACAACTGTGGGCATGGGCGGAATTTTACTCAGCTCTATATTTTTCTTTAGTAGCCAAGGAAACTTTAGTGCTCACGAGCTATTAATTACCATATTTCTATTGATTACAGCGCCAATTAGCGCCCATATGTTAATTAAAGCCGCGATACATCATCAGCTTAAAGCCATCGATAAGACTCAAGGTATAGAGAATATTGGTGATAAAGCACTGGTAGACAAGACCGACGAAAACGCAGAGCAATAACTTTAATGATTTTAGCTGGCTCTAGCTGAATTAGGTCTCGTCAAAGCCATTATTAATTAAACTGACTACTGCGGCTAATGCTTGCTCTGCATCCTCACCCTCAGTCGCAACTTGCAAGGTCTTTCCTTTACTGCTAGCTAACATTAATAGCGCTAATACACTGCTAGCATCTGCGGTTTGTTTATCTTGAATTAATTGTATTTTCGCTGAAAACTGCTGGCATAATTGAGCCAACTTAGTGGCGGCTCTCGCATGTAAGCCAAGATGGTTAACGATAGTGACGTCTTGTTTGCATCGCATAA
The sequence above is drawn from the Rheinheimera salexigens genome and encodes:
- a CDS encoding Na+/H+ antiporter subunit C codes for the protein METLFASCIGFLTSCGVFLMLRGRTFPVMMGLTMLSYAVNLFIFSSGRLTLRGAAVLGNSDNYADPLPQALVLTAIVIGFAMTAFLVILAIRARADLGNDHVDGKLPETGKGQR
- a CDS encoding monovalent cation/H+ antiporter subunit D, which produces MWHLVVLPIILPMLTALLIILPPIHRRPSRRRWVSMISAGIQFIIAVVLLLQVQQHGLLHYAVGNWQAPFGIVLVADTLSVVMVCLTSFLALGAIIYGSAGEDEKGSFFHPLFQFQVMGINGAFLTGDLFNMFVFFEVLLIASYALLVHGGGKNKTKAALHYVVLNLTGSAVFLIALAVLYGTLGTLNMADMIGKVANIAPEDVMLVKAGGLMLMIVFALKAAILPLQFWLPAAYSSASPAVAALFAVMTKIGVYGLLRVYSTIFGEHAGPLAGIASVWLLPVGLITIVIGAIGVISSKDFRKIVAHLVLISVGTLVTLVSLQTPASASAVVFYTVHSTVVCAALFLIADLVANQRGKAGDRLVPGRRIAQPALLGTMFFIAVLSVTGIPPFSGFIGKLMVLQAVVEPMNKLLIWGVVLSCTLLVIIGLSRAGTTLFWRVSGTESDAEHVKPLQTVAVGWLLLASILLVVFAGPLTQLSQNAASELYDINSLTERVLGSPSFDMTPETLNLIPNITSNISTNTAIGGQ
- a CDS encoding Na+/H+ antiporter subunit E, with product MMRNRLLPAPFSSLVLFFVWLLLSQSIAAVHIFFGVILAVILPLVTARFRDPQPRIKRPLLALRYMLRVLADIIVANVQVAIIILGPRHKLKPAFVRVPIDLHHSLPLTILANTVSLTPGTVSADIYPHAESIDSSQPLPQRWLLIHVLDLTDEAKLIASIKQRYEAPLKEIFQC
- a CDS encoding K+/H+ antiporter subunit F, translating into MLDNVIILVFAMISLALLLNIWCLFRGPSLPDRLLALDTMYINSIALISLYGLLMRSWLYFEAAVLLAMLGFVSTVAICKFLLRGDIIE
- a CDS encoding Na+/H+ antiporter subunit G, whose protein sequence is MQQFMEWVVVSFLLIGGTFVLIGSIGLMRMPDFFMRLHGPTKATTVGMGGILLSSIFFFSSQGNFSAHELLITIFLLITAPISAHMLIKAAIHHQLKAIDKTQGIENIGDKALVDKTDENAEQ
- a CDS encoding HPr family phosphocarrier protein, which translates into the protein MRCKQDVTIVNHLGLHARAATKLAQLCQQFSAKIQLIQDKQTADASSVLALLMLASSKGKTLQVATEGEDAEQALAAVVSLINNGFDET